One segment of Castanea sativa cultivar Marrone di Chiusa Pesio chromosome 3, ASM4071231v1 DNA contains the following:
- the LOC142627406 gene encoding GDSL esterase/lipase At3g48460-like, with the protein MANSRYLFLQIACFILLLSLSPSYSHNKSHESTPPPASFQAKVDFKGCFNKVYAFGDSNTDTGNAYSLGDLKSFISTLFSHAWSPYCSSQNSKLSGYRLSNGRLVIDFLCEALNIPHLSAFKDSSANFSSGANFAIAGSTTLSNNLFSQFNFGNPLMWKPNPESIQTQIDWFHSFVGERECHGKDEAACKLELGNALFWIGEVGGNDYARLFASSIGPAIANKQFTEQAVDHICTLALGLLDKGAKFLVVQGLPPIGCLPLQLATCPSNDRDQNGCSASANLVIKGHNNLLQKRLDEIRMQYKDSVILYIDYYSAFTTILEKHTQYQFEEPFKACCGAGGGAFNYQPNLLCGAFGTSICKDSNTHINFDGVHLTENMHLHLSDLFFNQGFCTPSFADLIKKKKGQY; encoded by the exons ATGGCAAACTCTAGGTACTTGTTTCTTCAAATTGCATGCTTCATCCTCTTGTTATCCTTGTCTCCTTCATATTCTCATAACAAGAGCCATGAAAGCACACCACCTCCTGCTAGTTTCCAAGCAAAAGTTGATTTCAAAGGTTGCTTCAATAAGGTTTATGCTTTCGGCGATTCAAACACAGACACTGGAAATGCTTATAGCTTGGGTGATCTCAAATCCTTCATTAGCACTTTATTCTCTCACGCTTGGTCCCCATATTGCTCATCACAGAATTCAAAATTATCAGGTTATCGACTATCTAATGGCCGCTTGGTCATTGATTTCCTATGTGAAGCTCTCAACATACCCCACTTGTCAGCCTTTAAAGACTCTTCCGCAAACTTCTCAAGTGGTGCAAACTTTGCAATAGCCGGATCAACGACTCTTTCAAATAATCTATTTAGTCAATTCAATTTTGGAAATCCCCTAATGTGGAAACCAAATCCAGAGAGTATCCAAACTCAAATTGATTGGTTCCATAGCTTTGTTGGGGAGAGAGAATGCCATGGAAAAGATGAGGCTGCATGCAAATTAGAGCTTGGGAACGCTCTCTTTTGGATTGGTGAGGTTGGTGGCAATGACTATGCTCGTCTTTTTGCCTCTTCCATTGGCCCTGCTATTGCCAATAAGCAATTCACAGAGCAAGCTGTTGATCACATTTGCACACTTGCATTG GGGCTATTGGACAAGGGTGCAAAGTTCCTTGTGGTTCAAGGGCTACCACCAATAGGATGCCTTCCATTGCAGTTAGCAACATGTCCCTCAAATGATCGTGATCAAAATGGGTGTTCAGCGAGTGCCAACTTGGTAATAAAGGGTCACAACAATCTTCTccagaagaggttggatgaaaTTCGAATGCAATACAAAGATTCTGTGATCCTATATATTGATTACTATAGTGCATTCACAACAATACTGGAGAAACACACACAGTACCAATTTGAAGAACCCTTCAAGGCATGTTGTGGAGCTGGGGGAGGAGCATTCAACTATCAACCAAACCTACTTTGTGGAGCTTTTGGCACCTCTATTTGCAAGGACTCCAACACCCACATTAACTTTGATGGGGTTCACTTGACCGAAAATATGCATCTACACCTCTCTGATCTCTTCTTCAACCAAGGCTTCTGTACACCATCATTTGCAGATCtgattaagaagaagaaagggcaatatta
- the LOC142627243 gene encoding GDSL esterase/lipase At3g48460-like, translating into MANSKYLFLQIACFILLLSLPPSYAHNKSHESTPPIPGFQAKVDFKGCFNKVYAFGDSDTDTGNAYNLGDLKSFISTLFSHAWSPYSSSQNSKLSGYRLSNGRLVIDFLCEALNIPHLSAYKDSFANFSGGANFAIAGSTALSNNLFSHFNFGNPLMWKPNPESILTQIDWFHSFVGERECQGKDEAACKSELGNALFWIGETGGNDYARLFASSIGPAIANKQFTEQAVDHICTLALGILDKGAKFLVVQGLPPIGCLPLQLATCPSNDRDQNGCSASANMVIKGHNNLLQKRLDEIRIQHKDSMIIYIDYYSAFTTILEKHTQYQFEEPFKACCGAGGGAFNYQPNLLCGAFGTSTCKDSNTHINFDGVHLTENMHLHLSDLFFNQGFCTPSFADMIKKKKGQY; encoded by the exons ATGGCAAACTCCAAGTACTTGTTTCTTCAAATTGCATGCTTCATCCTCTTGTTATCCTTGCCTCCTTCATATGCTCATAACAAGAGCCACGAAAGCACACCACCTATTCCTGGTTTCCAAGCAAAAGTTGATTTCAAAGGTTGCTTCAACAAGGTTTATGCTTTCGGCGATTCAGACACAGACACTGGAAATGCTTACAACTTGGGTGATCTCAAATCCTTCATTAGCACATTATTCTCTCACGCTTGGTCCCCATATTCCTCatcacaaaattcaaaattatcaGGCTATCGACTATCTAATGGCCGCTTGGTCATTGATTTCCTATGTGAAGCTCTCAACATACCCCACTTGTCAGCCTATAAAGACTCTTTTGCAAACTTCTCAGGTGGTGCAAACTTTGCAATAGCCGGATCAACGGCTCTTTCAAATAATCTCTTCAGTCATTTCAATTTTGGTAATCCCCTAATGTGGAAGCCAAATCCAGAGAGTATCCTAACTCAAATTGATTGGTTCCATAGCTTTGTTGGGGAGAGAGAATGCCAAGGAAAAGATGAGGCTGCATGTAAATCAGAGCTTGGGAACGCTCTCTTTTGGATAGGTGAGACTGGTGGCAATGACTATGCTCGTCTTTTTGCCTCTTCTATTGGCCCTGCTATTGCCAATAAGCAATTCACAGAGCAAGCTGTTGATCACATTTGCACACTTGCATTG GGGATATTGGACAAGGGTGCAAAGTTCCTTGTGGTTCAAGGGCTACCACCAATAGGGTGCCTTCCATTGCAGTTGGCAACGTGTCCCTCAAATGATCGTGATCAAAATGGGTGTTCAGCGAGTGCCAACATGGTAATAAAGGGTCACAACAATCTTCTCCAAAAGAGGTTGGATGAAATTCGAATCCAACACAAAGATTCTATGATCATATATATTGATTACTACAGTGCATTCACAACAATActagaaaaacacacacaatacCAGTTTGAAGAACCCTTCAAGGCATGTTGTGGAGCTGGGGGAGGAGCATTCAACTATCAACCAAACCTCCTTTGTGGAGCTTTTGGCACCTCTACTTGCAAGGACTCCAACACCCACATTAACTTTGATGGGGTTCACTTGACTGAAAATATGCATCTACACCTCTCTGATCTCTTCTTCAACCAAGGCTTTTGTACACCATCATTTGCAGATatgattaagaagaagaaaggcCAATATTAA
- the LOC142627718 gene encoding GDSL esterase/lipase At3g48460-like produces the protein MANSKYLFLQIACFILLLSLSPSYAHNKSHESTPPPAGFQAKVDFKDCFNKVYAFGDSDTDTGNAYNLGALKSFISTLFSHAWSPYSSSENSNLSGYRLSNGRLVIDFLCEALNIPHLSAYKDSSANFSGGANFAIAGSTTLSSNLFGHFNFGNPLMWKPNPQSILTQIDWFHSFVGERECQGKDEASCKSELGQALFWIGEIGGNDYARLFASSIGLATTNKQFTEQAVDHICTLALGLLDKGAKFLVVQGLPSIGCLPLQLATCPSNDRDQNGCSASANLVIKGHNNLLQKRLDEIRIQYKGSVILYIDYYSAFTTILEKRTQYQFEEPFKACCGAGGGAFNYQPNLLCGAFGTSTCKDSNTHINFDGVHLTENMHLHLSDLFFNQGFCTPSFADLIKKKKGQY, from the exons ATGGCAAACTCCAAGTACTTGTTTCTTCAAATTGCATGCTTCATCCTCTTGTTATCCTTGTCTCCTTCATATGCTCATAACAAGAGCCACGAAAGCACACCACCTCCTGCTGGTTTCCAAGCAAAAGTTGATTTCAAAGATTGCTTCAACAAGGTTTATGCTTTTGGCGATTCAGACACAGATACTGGAAATGCTTACAACTTAGGTGCTCTCAAATCCTTCATTAGCACTTTATTCTCTCACGCTTGGTCTCCGTATTCCTCATCAGAGAATTCAAACTTATCAGGTTATCGACTATCTAATGGCCGCTTGGTCATTGATTTCCTATGTGAGGCTCTCAACATACCCCACTTGTCAGCTTATAAAGACTCTTCTGCAAACTTCTCAGGTGGTGCAAACTTTGCAATAGCTGGATCAACAACTCTTTCAAGTAATCTCTTCGGCCATTTCAATTTTGGTAATCCCCTAATGTGGAAACCAAATCCACAGAGTATTCTAACTCAAATTGATTGGTTCCATAGCTTTGTTGGGGAGAGAGAATGCCAGGGAAAAGATGAGGCTTCATGCAAATCAGAGCTTGGGCAAGCTCTCTTTTGGATAGGTGAGATTGGTGGCAACGACTATGCTCGTCTTTTTGCTTCTTCCATTGGCCTTGCTACTACCAATAAGCAATTCACAGAGCAAGCTGTTGATCACATCTGCACACTTGCATTG GGGCTATTGGACAAGGGTGCAAAGTTCCTCGTGGTTCAAGGGCTACCATCAATAGGGTGCCTTCCATTGCAGTTGGCAACATGTCCCTCAAACGATCGTGATCAAAATGGGTGTTCAGCGAGTGCCAACTTGGTAATAAAGGGTCACAACAATCTTCTCCAAAAGAGGTTGGATGAAATTCGTATCCAATACAAGGGTTCTGTGATCCTATATATTGATTACTATAGTGCATTCACAACAATACTGGAAAAGCGCACACAGTACCAGTTTGAAGAACCCTTCAAGGCATGTTGTGGAGCTGGGGGAGGAGCATTCAACTATCAACCAAACCTCCTTTGTGGAGCTTTTGGCACCTCTACTTGCAAAGACTCCAACACCCACATTAACTTTGATGGGGTTCACTTGACCGAAAATATGCATCTACACCTCTCTGATCTCTTCTTCAACCAAGGTTTCTGTACACCATCATTTGCAGATCtgattaagaagaagaaaggccaatattaa